From the Candidatus Bathyarchaeota archaeon genome, one window contains:
- the thsB gene encoding thermosome subunit beta codes for MAYLTQTQSGQPVLILKEGTTRSRGKEAQRNNIMAAQVIGEVLKTTLGPRGMDKMLIDSLGDITITNDGATILKEMDVEHPAAKMMIEIAKTQDDMVGDGTTTVVVLASELLKKAEQLLDQNVHPMILVAGYRKAAQKAIEIIAKNAVPIDVENQKMMLKVALTAMGSKAVGGAKEHFAEIALEAVKQVTQKAADQTIADIDNIQLVKKTGKSLIETQLVRGIIVDKEVINSGMPKKIENAKIALLDIALEIEKTEITAEIRIHEPNQMKAFLDQEDSTLKEMVTKIKASGANIVFCQKGIDDMVQHFLSKEGIMAARRVKESDMEKLARATGGRVSSNLNDLKAADLGFAGLVEERKIGDDKMIFVEKCKDPHSVAILIRAGLERMVDEAERVITDALSVISDVTENNKIVAGGGAIEIEIAKELRNYSTKIGGRQQLAVEAFADAVEVIPRTLAENGGLESIDTLIELRQVHDKEDGKYMGINIFTGKLQNSIDNGVIEPIVVKEQAIKSAAESAAMILRVDDIITAKSPRGGPGGMPGGMGGE; via the coding sequence TCATCGGTGAAGTGCTTAAAACTACTCTGGGCCCACGGGGCATGGATAAAATGCTTATCGACAGCTTAGGCGACATCACCATAACCAACGACGGCGCCACAATTCTCAAGGAAATGGACGTGGAGCACCCAGCGGCAAAAATGATGATTGAAATCGCCAAAACCCAAGACGACATGGTCGGCGACGGAACAACAACCGTCGTAGTGTTAGCCAGTGAACTGCTCAAAAAAGCCGAACAACTCCTAGACCAAAACGTCCACCCAATGATACTTGTCGCAGGATACCGTAAAGCAGCACAGAAAGCAATCGAGATAATTGCAAAAAACGCGGTGCCCATTGACGTAGAGAATCAAAAAATGATGCTGAAAGTCGCTTTGACCGCTATGGGCAGCAAAGCTGTGGGTGGTGCTAAAGAGCACTTTGCAGAAATAGCCCTAGAAGCGGTAAAACAAGTAACCCAGAAGGCCGCAGACCAGACGATAGCCGACATAGATAACATACAACTGGTGAAAAAGACAGGAAAAAGCCTCATCGAGACACAACTCGTCAGAGGCATAATCGTGGACAAAGAAGTCATTAATTCGGGAATGCCCAAAAAGATAGAGAACGCAAAAATTGCCCTTTTAGACATTGCGTTAGAAATTGAAAAAACCGAAATAACTGCGGAAATACGCATCCATGAACCAAACCAGATGAAAGCTTTCTTAGACCAAGAGGATAGCACACTAAAAGAGATGGTGACCAAGATTAAAGCTTCAGGCGCAAACATTGTGTTCTGCCAAAAAGGTATCGACGACATGGTACAACACTTTCTCTCTAAAGAAGGCATCATGGCAGCACGTCGAGTAAAAGAATCCGACATGGAAAAACTCGCGAGAGCTACAGGAGGGCGAGTGAGCTCTAATTTGAATGATTTAAAGGCGGCAGATTTGGGTTTTGCGGGTTTAGTGGAAGAACGCAAGATTGGCGATGACAAAATGATTTTCGTCGAAAAATGCAAAGACCCTCACTCAGTAGCCATTCTAATACGTGCAGGGCTTGAGCGAATGGTTGATGAAGCTGAAAGAGTCATAACTGACGCGTTATCCGTAATTTCAGACGTAACGGAAAATAACAAAATAGTCGCTGGCGGCGGAGCCATCGAAATCGAAATCGCCAAAGAACTACGCAATTACTCAACCAAAATTGGCGGAAGACAACAACTCGCCGTGGAAGCCTTTGCTGACGCAGTCGAAGTCATTCCACGCACGCTTGCAGAGAACGGCGGCTTAGAATCAATTGACACACTCATAGAGCTACGTCAAGTACATGACAAAGAAGACGGCAAATACATGGGCATCAACATATTCACTGGCAAACTCCAAAACAGCATCGATAACGGCGTCATCGAACCCATAGTCGTCAAAGAGCAAGCCATCAAATCAGCAGCGGAATCAGCAGCTATGATCCTACGCGTAGACGACATTATAACAGCTAAATCCCCCAGAGGCGGCCCCGGCGGAATGCCTGGTGGCATGGGCGGAGAATAA